A part of Sinorhizobium chiapasense genomic DNA contains:
- a CDS encoding ABC transporter ATP-binding protein, with protein sequence MGSLQLKSIRKAFGGHEVLKGIDLEVKDGEFVIFVGPSGCGKSTLLRTIAGLEDATSGSVQIDGAEVGHVAPAKRGIAMVFQSYALYPHLTVKDNMGLGLKQAGAPKKEIDEKVAKAAGMLSLEPYLARRPAELSGGQRQRVAIGRAIVREPKLFLFDEPLSNLDAALRVNTRLEIARLHRSLKATMIYVTHDQVEAMTLADKIVVLNAGRVEQVGSPMELYNRPANVFVAGFIGSPQMNFIEGGRLGDTQAKTIGIRPEHIGLSRESGNWKGKVIHVEHLGADTIVYLDSEEVGTITVRLFGEHRYAEDDIVYATPIIGGMHRFDADDRVINSGQ encoded by the coding sequence GTGGGATCACTGCAGCTCAAATCCATCCGCAAGGCCTTCGGCGGCCATGAAGTGCTGAAAGGCATCGACCTCGAGGTCAAGGACGGCGAGTTCGTCATTTTCGTCGGCCCCTCCGGCTGTGGAAAATCGACGCTGTTGCGCACGATTGCCGGGCTCGAGGACGCCACCTCGGGCAGCGTGCAGATCGACGGTGCGGAGGTCGGCCATGTGGCTCCGGCCAAGCGCGGCATCGCCATGGTGTTCCAGTCCTACGCGCTCTATCCGCACCTGACGGTCAAGGACAATATGGGGCTTGGCCTCAAGCAGGCGGGCGCGCCGAAGAAAGAGATCGACGAGAAGGTCGCCAAGGCGGCCGGCATGCTGTCGCTGGAGCCTTACCTAGCACGCCGTCCCGCGGAGCTTTCGGGTGGGCAGCGGCAGCGCGTGGCAATCGGCCGCGCGATCGTTCGCGAGCCCAAACTGTTTCTCTTCGACGAACCGCTGTCGAATCTCGATGCGGCGCTGCGCGTCAATACACGCCTGGAGATCGCCCGGCTGCACCGCAGCCTCAAGGCAACGATGATCTACGTCACCCATGACCAGGTCGAGGCCATGACGCTCGCCGACAAGATCGTCGTCCTGAATGCCGGACGCGTCGAGCAGGTCGGTTCGCCGATGGAACTCTATAATCGCCCGGCCAACGTCTTCGTCGCCGGCTTCATCGGTTCGCCGCAGATGAATTTCATCGAGGGCGGGCGGCTCGGCGACACGCAAGCCAAGACAATCGGGATCCGGCCCGAGCATATCGGGCTTTCCCGCGAGAGCGGCAACTGGAAGGGCAAGGTCATCCACGTCGAACATCTCGGCGCCGACACGATCGTCTATCTCGATTCGGAAGAGGTCGGCACGATCACCGTGCGACTGTTCGGCGAACATCGCTATGCCGAGGACGATATCGTCTATGCGACGCCGATCATCGGCGGCATGCACCGTTTCGACGCCGACGATCGGGTAATCAATTCCGGTCAGTGA
- a CDS encoding carbohydrate ABC transporter permease produces MSKARASLGRTAGVHIALIAYTLVALFPVFLTIVNSFKSRNAIFREPLALPTPETFSLIGYQTVLKQGDFIGYFQNSTIVTVVSIALVLLFGAMAAFALSEYRFRGNALMGLYLALGIMIPIRLGTVAILQGMVATGLVNTLTALILVYTAQGLPLAVFILSEFMRTVSDDLKNAGRIDGLSEYAIFFRLVLPLVRPAMATVAVFTMIPIWNDLWFPLILAPAETTKTVTLGSQIFIGQFVTNWNAVLSALSLAIFPVLILYVIFSRQLIRGITAGAVK; encoded by the coding sequence ATGTCGAAAGCACGCGCCTCCCTTGGTCGGACTGCAGGCGTCCATATCGCGCTGATCGCCTACACGCTCGTCGCGCTGTTTCCGGTGTTCCTGACGATCGTCAACTCGTTCAAGAGCCGAAACGCGATCTTCCGTGAGCCGCTGGCGTTGCCGACGCCCGAAACCTTCAGCCTCATCGGTTACCAGACGGTGCTGAAGCAGGGCGATTTCATCGGCTATTTCCAGAACAGCACGATCGTCACGGTCGTCTCGATCGCGCTCGTGCTGCTCTTCGGGGCCATGGCCGCCTTCGCGCTCTCCGAATACCGCTTCCGCGGCAATGCCTTGATGGGCCTGTACCTGGCGCTCGGCATCATGATCCCGATCCGCCTCGGCACCGTCGCCATTCTGCAGGGCATGGTCGCAACCGGCCTCGTCAACACGCTGACGGCACTGATCCTGGTCTATACGGCGCAGGGGCTGCCACTTGCCGTCTTCATCCTTTCGGAATTCATGCGCACCGTATCGGATGACCTGAAGAATGCCGGACGTATCGACGGGCTTTCGGAATACGCGATCTTCTTCCGCCTGGTGCTGCCGCTGGTGCGGCCGGCGATGGCAACGGTCGCCGTCTTCACCATGATCCCGATCTGGAACGATCTCTGGTTTCCGCTGATCCTGGCACCGGCGGAGACGACGAAGACCGTCACGCTCGGCTCGCAGATTTTCATCGGGCAGTTCGTCACCAACTGGAACGCAGTGCTCTCCGCCCTGTCGCTCGCGATCTTCCCGGTCCTCATCCTCTACGTCATCTTCTCGCGGCAGCTGATCCGCGGCATCACGGCAGGAGCAGTCAAGTGA
- a CDS encoding carbohydrate ABC transporter permease, translated as MNPSDTKTTDISEIKRPRRWHILVFLLPALIVYTAVMILPLIETLRQSFFNTVEGQYTFVGLGNFNVLFGDPRWAADFWNALKNNFIFFLIHMAVQNPIGIALAAMLSIPKLRFSAFYRTAIFLPTLLSFVIVGFIWKLILSPIWGVAPFLLDTVGLKWLFAPWLGKPDTALIAVSLISVWQYIGIPMMLIYAALLNIPDEVIEAAECDGVTGWSQFWKIKLPLILPAIGIVSILTFVGNFNAFDLIYTVQGALAGPDGSTDILGTLLYRTFFGFQLQLGDRSMGATIAAIMFLIILAGVSLYLFVVQRRMRRYQF; from the coding sequence ATGAACCCAAGCGACACCAAAACGACGGACATCAGCGAGATCAAGCGTCCCCGGCGCTGGCACATCCTCGTGTTCCTGCTGCCGGCCCTGATCGTCTATACCGCGGTGATGATCCTGCCGCTGATCGAGACGCTGAGGCAGTCCTTCTTCAACACGGTCGAAGGCCAGTACACCTTCGTGGGCCTGGGCAACTTCAATGTGCTTTTCGGCGACCCGCGCTGGGCCGCAGATTTCTGGAATGCGCTCAAGAACAATTTCATCTTCTTCCTGATCCACATGGCGGTGCAGAATCCGATCGGTATTGCGCTCGCCGCCATGCTGTCGATCCCGAAGCTGCGCTTCAGCGCCTTCTACCGCACCGCCATCTTCCTGCCGACACTCTTATCCTTCGTCATCGTCGGCTTCATCTGGAAGTTGATCCTGTCGCCGATCTGGGGGGTTGCCCCTTTCCTCCTCGACACCGTCGGCCTGAAATGGCTGTTCGCACCCTGGCTCGGCAAGCCGGACACCGCGCTGATCGCGGTCTCGCTGATCTCCGTCTGGCAATATATCGGCATCCCGATGATGCTGATCTACGCCGCGCTGCTCAACATTCCCGACGAGGTGATCGAGGCGGCGGAATGCGACGGCGTCACCGGCTGGAGCCAGTTCTGGAAGATCAAGCTGCCCTTGATCCTGCCGGCGATCGGCATCGTCTCGATCCTGACCTTCGTCGGCAACTTCAACGCCTTCGACCTCATCTACACGGTCCAGGGGGCACTTGCCGGCCCGGACGGCTCGACCGACATTCTCGGCACCCTGCTCTACCGAACCTTCTTCGGTTTCCAGCTGCAGCTCGGCGACCGGTCGATGGGCGCGACCATCGCGGCGATCATGTTCCTGATCATTCTCGCCGGCGTCTCGCTCTACCTCTTCGTCGTCCAGCGCCGCATGCGTCGCTACCAGTTCTAA
- a CDS encoding Gfo/Idh/MocA family protein — MGRSHALAYHHNPGFEIVGLVNRSKVALPEQLSGYEILPSFPEALLELKPELCSINTYSDSHADYAVMAMEAGAHVFVEKPLATTVADAERVVACARANGRKLVIGYILRHHPSWMRLIAEARKLGGPYVFRMNLNQQSSGPTWATHKSLMETTPPIVDCGVHYVDVMCQITDARPVEVRGMGLRLSDEVAPDMYNYGHLQVIFDDRSVGWYEAGWGPMISETAFFVKDVISPNGSVSIVMDQNAKSDDIDVHTKTSVIRVHSAATGAGGRFLKSDEDLTMEGEPGHQELCDREQAFVLKAIRENINLDRHMDDAVQSLRICLAADESVRTGMPVKL, encoded by the coding sequence ATGGGCCGCAGCCATGCGCTCGCCTACCATCACAACCCCGGCTTCGAGATCGTCGGCCTCGTCAACCGCTCGAAGGTCGCCCTGCCGGAGCAACTGTCGGGCTACGAAATCCTGCCCTCCTTTCCGGAGGCGCTCCTCGAACTCAAACCGGAACTCTGCTCGATCAACACCTATTCCGACAGCCACGCGGACTATGCCGTCATGGCCATGGAAGCCGGCGCGCATGTTTTTGTCGAAAAACCGCTTGCAACGACCGTCGCCGATGCCGAGCGGGTCGTCGCCTGCGCACGGGCTAACGGCCGCAAGCTGGTGATCGGCTACATCCTGCGCCACCATCCATCCTGGATGCGGCTGATCGCGGAGGCCCGGAAATTGGGGGGGCCTTACGTCTTCCGCATGAACTTGAACCAGCAGTCCAGCGGGCCGACCTGGGCAACGCACAAGTCGCTGATGGAGACTACGCCCCCTATCGTCGATTGCGGCGTGCATTATGTCGACGTCATGTGCCAGATCACCGACGCCAGGCCGGTCGAGGTCCGCGGCATGGGTCTGCGCCTCTCCGACGAAGTGGCGCCGGACATGTACAACTACGGCCATCTGCAGGTGATCTTCGACGACAGGTCGGTCGGCTGGTACGAGGCCGGCTGGGGACCGATGATCTCCGAGACCGCCTTCTTCGTGAAGGACGTGATCTCGCCGAACGGATCGGTTTCGATCGTCATGGACCAGAACGCCAAATCCGACGACATCGACGTCCACACCAAAACCTCCGTCATTCGCGTGCACAGCGCCGCGACCGGAGCGGGCGGCCGCTTCCTCAAGTCCGACGAGGACCTGACCATGGAAGGAGAGCCGGGGCACCAGGAACTCTGCGACCGTGAGCAGGCCTTCGTGCTCAAGGCCATTCGCGAAAACATCAATCTCGACCGCCACATGGATGACGCCGTGCAGTCGCTCAGGATCTGCCTCGCAGCGGACGAAAGCGTGCGCACCGGCATGCCGGTCAAGCTTTAA
- a CDS encoding ABC transporter substrate-binding protein, which yields MTRTTMKGLLLASSILGSAGLAHAQDTTLTIESWRNDDLAIWQEKLIPAFEAKNPGIKVVFSPSAPTEYNAALNAKLDAGSAGDLITCRPFDASLELYNKKHLADLTGLAGMENFSDVAKSAWTTDDGKTTFCVPMASVIHGFIYNKDAFDQLGLSVPTTEEEFFAALEKIKADGNYIPMAMGTKDLWEAATMGYQNIGPTYWKGEDGRLALIKGEQKLTDDAWVEPFRVLAKWKDYLGDGFEAQTYPDSQNLFTLGRAAIYPAGSWEISGFNTQAQFKMGAFPPPVKKAGDTCYISDHNDIGIGLNAKSPNAEAAKTFLTWVASPEFAEIYANALPGFFSLNSTAVKMADPLAQEFVAWREKCKPTIRSTYQILSRGTPNLENETWVASANVINGTQTPEDAAKKLQDGLDSWFKPAK from the coding sequence ATGACCCGCACAACAATGAAAGGCTTGCTGCTCGCGTCGAGCATTCTCGGCTCGGCCGGGCTTGCCCACGCCCAGGACACGACGCTGACGATCGAGAGCTGGCGTAACGACGACCTGGCCATCTGGCAGGAAAAGCTGATCCCCGCCTTCGAAGCGAAGAATCCGGGCATCAAGGTCGTCTTCTCGCCGTCCGCCCCGACCGAATATAACGCCGCCCTCAACGCCAAGCTCGACGCCGGATCCGCCGGCGACCTCATCACCTGCCGCCCCTTCGACGCTTCGCTCGAACTTTACAACAAGAAGCACCTCGCCGACCTGACCGGCTTGGCAGGCATGGAGAACTTCTCCGACGTTGCGAAGTCCGCCTGGACGACGGACGACGGCAAGACGACCTTCTGCGTGCCGATGGCTTCGGTCATCCACGGCTTCATCTACAACAAGGACGCGTTCGACCAGCTCGGCCTTTCGGTACCGACGACCGAAGAAGAGTTCTTTGCCGCTCTCGAGAAGATCAAGGCCGACGGCAACTATATCCCGATGGCGATGGGCACCAAGGACCTCTGGGAAGCCGCGACCATGGGCTACCAGAACATCGGCCCGACCTACTGGAAGGGTGAGGACGGCCGCCTGGCGCTGATCAAGGGCGAACAGAAACTGACGGACGACGCATGGGTCGAACCTTTCCGCGTGCTCGCCAAGTGGAAGGACTATCTGGGTGACGGCTTCGAAGCCCAGACCTATCCGGACAGCCAGAACCTCTTCACGCTCGGCCGCGCCGCGATCTATCCGGCCGGCTCGTGGGAAATCTCCGGCTTCAACACCCAGGCACAATTCAAGATGGGCGCCTTCCCGCCGCCGGTGAAGAAGGCGGGAGACACCTGCTACATCTCCGACCATAACGACATCGGCATCGGCCTTAATGCCAAGAGCCCGAACGCCGAAGCTGCCAAGACCTTCCTCACCTGGGTCGCTTCGCCGGAATTCGCCGAAATCTACGCAAACGCGCTGCCGGGCTTCTTCAGCCTGAATTCGACGGCGGTGAAGATGGCCGACCCGCTCGCCCAGGAATTCGTCGCCTGGCGCGAAAAATGCAAGCCGACGATCCGCTCGACCTACCAGATCCTGTCGCGCGGAACCCCGAACCTCGAGAACGAGACCTGGGTTGCATCGGCCAACGTCATCAACGGCACTCAGACGCCGGAAGACGCTGCGAAGAAGCTTCAGGACGGCCTCGACAGCTGGTTCAAGCCGGCCAAATAA